A region of Nitrosomonas stercoris DNA encodes the following proteins:
- a CDS encoding IS5 family transposase ISStma16, with translation MKNTDTADQKGYDAGKKVSGIKRHIAVDTLGLPHAIAVTTAEVTDRNGALQALKRCRSSLGQVQGLLCDGGYTGAPFAESVQEILGKPVTVQIAKRSKLHTFKVMPRRWIVERSFAWLEKCRRLWKNCERKLDTSLQLIHLAFLALLLRRS, from the coding sequence GTGAAGAATACAGACACGGCTGACCAGAAAGGCTATGACGCCGGCAAGAAGGTGTCGGGCATCAAGCGCCATATCGCTGTTGATACCTTGGGGTTGCCGCACGCCATTGCAGTGACGACAGCGGAAGTGACTGACCGTAACGGTGCATTGCAGGCCTTGAAGCGTTGCAGATCGAGTTTGGGACAAGTGCAAGGTTTGCTGTGTGACGGTGGCTATACTGGAGCACCATTTGCCGAAAGTGTGCAAGAAATTCTGGGCAAACCTGTCACCGTGCAGATCGCCAAACGCAGCAAACTGCATACCTTCAAGGTTATGCCCAGGCGCTGGATAGTGGAACGTAGTTTCGCCTGGCTGGAAAAGTGCCGAAGATTATGGAAAAACTGCGAACGTAAACTTGATACCAGCTTGCAGCTCATTCATTTGGCTTTCTTGGCACTATTACTCAGAAGATCGTAA
- a CDS encoding 3-isopropylmalate dehydratase large subunit 1: MKTLYDKLWDNHVVHTESADPNGMVILYIDRHLIHEVTSPQAFESLRLSQRKPWRIGSILAVADHNVPTTDRSNGISDPISRLQVETLSQNCDEFAITEFKMNDERQGIVHVIGPEQGATLPGMTVVCGDSHTSTHGAFACLAFGIGTSEVEHVLATQCLVARKSKSMLVKVEGTLGKGVTAKDIALAIIGEIGTAGGTGYAIEFAGSAIRSLSMEGRMTLCNMTIEAGARAGMIGVDDVTIDYIKGRPFAPQGELWEQAVTYWRTLKSDEGAVFDHTVELRAEDIRPQVTWGTSPEMVTTIDGYVPNPADIGDPVKRQDIEHALEYMGLEPGTPIQQIALDKVFIGSCTNSRIEDLRAAAEVIKGRRVAPNIKLAMVVPGSGLVKSMAEKEGLDEIFLSAGFEWREPGCSMCLAMNDDRLLPGERCASTSNRNFEGRQGPGGRTHLVSPAMAAAAAIAGHFVDVRALPQ; encoded by the coding sequence ATGAAAACGTTATACGACAAACTTTGGGACAATCATGTCGTCCACACAGAGTCAGCTGATCCGAATGGTATGGTGATACTTTATATTGATCGCCATTTGATACACGAAGTCACAAGTCCACAGGCTTTTGAAAGTTTGAGATTATCTCAGCGTAAGCCGTGGCGTATTGGTTCGATATTGGCGGTGGCCGATCACAATGTTCCGACAACTGATCGCAGTAATGGTATCAGTGACCCGATTTCACGTTTGCAGGTCGAAACGTTAAGCCAAAATTGTGATGAGTTTGCAATTACTGAGTTCAAAATGAATGATGAGCGTCAGGGAATTGTGCATGTAATAGGGCCAGAACAAGGTGCTACATTACCGGGCATGACGGTCGTATGTGGTGATTCCCACACAAGCACGCATGGTGCTTTTGCTTGCCTGGCGTTTGGTATTGGCACTTCTGAAGTTGAGCATGTGTTGGCGACACAATGTTTGGTTGCTCGAAAATCCAAATCCATGTTGGTTAAGGTAGAAGGAACATTGGGAAAAGGGGTAACAGCCAAAGATATTGCATTAGCCATTATCGGAGAAATAGGCACAGCGGGTGGAACGGGTTATGCAATTGAATTTGCGGGGAGCGCAATCCGTTCGCTTTCCATGGAAGGGCGCATGACGCTTTGTAATATGACAATAGAGGCAGGTGCACGCGCTGGCATGATCGGTGTGGATGATGTCACGATTGACTATATCAAGGGAAGACCTTTTGCTCCTCAAGGAGAATTATGGGAACAAGCGGTTACTTACTGGCGTACTTTGAAAAGCGACGAAGGTGCAGTGTTTGATCATACAGTTGAGCTGAGAGCTGAAGATATTAGACCTCAGGTTACCTGGGGAACTTCACCAGAGATGGTTACTACCATTGATGGGTATGTGCCTAATCCAGCTGATATTGGTGATCCCGTTAAACGGCAGGATATTGAGCATGCCCTTGAATATATGGGCTTGGAGCCTGGCACACCGATTCAACAGATCGCATTGGATAAAGTATTTATTGGCTCTTGTACTAATTCACGTATAGAGGATTTACGAGCAGCGGCAGAGGTAATCAAAGGCAGACGGGTTGCACCCAACATCAAATTAGCTATGGTAGTACCAGGCTCAGGATTGGTTAAATCAATGGCAGAAAAAGAAGGGTTGGATGAGATTTTTCTATCTGCTGGTTTCGAATGGCGTGAACCAGGTTGCTCAATGTGCTTGGCCATGAACGATGATAGGTTGCTGCCAGGTGAGCGGTGCGCATCGACTTCCAATCGTAATTTTGAAGGCAGACAAGGCCCGGGTGGGCGAACTCATTTAGTAAGCCCTGCTATGGCAGCAGCAGCAGCGATAGCTGGGCATTTTGTCGATGTGCGTGCTTTACCCCAATAA
- a CDS encoding 3-isopropylmalate dehydratase small subunit 1, with the protein MKKFEQFRGIVVPLDRANVDTDAIIPKQFLKSIKRSGFGKNLFDEWRYLDYGEPGKEAASRQLNPDFILNQPRYQGARILVARDNFGCGSSREHAPWALQDYGFDVIIAPSFADIFYNNCFKIGLLPIVLAAAIVDKLIQDSLTIEGYQLAVDLQTQTVTLPSGENYQFEIDAFRKHCLLNGLDEIGLTLQHADKIREFEVNHRSEQPWLFLQHK; encoded by the coding sequence ATGAAAAAATTTGAACAATTTCGTGGCATCGTCGTGCCATTAGATCGAGCCAATGTTGATACCGACGCTATCATTCCTAAACAATTTTTAAAATCAATTAAACGTTCAGGGTTTGGCAAGAATTTGTTTGATGAATGGCGCTATCTTGATTATGGCGAGCCAGGTAAAGAAGCTGCATCACGTCAACTGAATCCGGACTTTATATTGAATCAACCGCGCTATCAGGGAGCAAGAATTCTGGTTGCTCGTGATAATTTTGGCTGTGGGTCAAGTCGGGAGCACGCCCCCTGGGCATTACAAGATTATGGTTTCGATGTAATTATTGCACCAAGTTTTGCTGATATTTTTTACAACAACTGTTTCAAGATTGGCCTGTTACCAATTGTTCTGGCAGCTGCTATTGTGGATAAGCTAATTCAGGATAGCTTGACAATTGAGGGCTATCAGTTAGCGGTTGATTTGCAAACACAAACAGTCACGTTACCATCAGGTGAAAATTATCAGTTCGAGATTGATGCTTTTCGAAAGCATTGCTTGCTCAATGGATTAGATGAAATTGGCCTGACTTTGCAACATGCTGACAAAATCAGAGAATTTGAGGTTAATCACAGAAGTGAGCAACCCTGGTTATTTTTGCAGCATAAATAA
- a CDS encoding 3-isopropylmalate dehydrogenase — translation MKIVLLAGDGIGPEIVAQAERVLLFLKQQGLKIELEPALLGGCAVDATDEPFPEATRKLAAEADAILLGAVGSPRYDTLPREKRPEQGLLAIRKALNLFANLRPVMLYPELADVSTLKPEVVAGLDILIVRELTGGIYFGQPRGIEYQEGQKVGFNTMHYSEAEIQRIAHIAFQAARKRNGKLCSIDKMNVLECTQLWRDVITEIAQSYPDVELSHMLVDNAAMQLVRDPKQFDVMVTGNMFGDILSDEASMLTGSIGMLPSASLNDQNKGLYEPIHGSAPDIAGKNIANPLAAILSVAMMLRYSFNEEEAALKIERAVQATLRQGYRTEDIYEIGLKKVGTIEMGDRVLANLQV, via the coding sequence ATGAAAATTGTATTGTTGGCGGGAGATGGTATTGGTCCCGAAATTGTGGCGCAAGCAGAGCGCGTACTGCTTTTTTTAAAACAACAAGGTTTAAAAATTGAACTCGAACCAGCTTTGCTGGGAGGGTGTGCAGTAGATGCTACCGATGAGCCTTTTCCAGAGGCAACCCGAAAATTGGCTGCTGAGGCGGATGCCATTTTGCTAGGAGCAGTAGGAAGCCCCCGCTATGATACCTTGCCACGAGAGAAACGCCCGGAACAGGGGTTGTTAGCCATTCGTAAAGCACTCAATTTGTTTGCTAACTTACGTCCAGTTATGTTGTATCCGGAGCTGGCTGATGTCTCAACTTTAAAGCCAGAAGTGGTGGCTGGGCTGGATATTTTGATTGTACGTGAATTGACTGGCGGCATTTACTTTGGGCAGCCAAGAGGTATTGAATACCAAGAAGGACAAAAAGTAGGATTCAATACCATGCACTATTCGGAAGCAGAGATACAACGTATTGCACATATTGCATTTCAGGCGGCGCGCAAGCGTAATGGTAAATTATGCTCTATAGATAAAATGAATGTGCTTGAATGTACGCAACTATGGCGTGATGTAATAACGGAGATAGCACAGTCTTATCCAGATGTTGAGCTATCACATATGTTGGTAGATAACGCAGCGATGCAGTTGGTACGCGATCCTAAACAGTTTGATGTGATGGTTACTGGCAATATGTTTGGCGATATTTTGTCAGATGAAGCTTCTATGTTAACAGGTTCAATTGGCATGCTGCCATCAGCTTCTCTGAATGATCAAAACAAGGGTTTATACGAACCCATTCATGGATCTGCTCCAGATATTGCGGGCAAGAATATTGCTAATCCACTTGCTGCTATTTTGTCAGTGGCTATGATGCTGCGTTATTCTTTTAACGAAGAAGAAGCTGCTTTGAAAATAGAACGGGCTGTTCAAGCAACTTTAAGACAAGGGTATCGGACTGAAGATATTTATGAAATTGGGTTGAAAAAGGTGGGCACAATAGAAATGGGTGATAGAGTTTTAGCTAATCTGCAAGTTTAG
- a CDS encoding aspartate-semialdehyde dehydrogenase, with translation MKRVGFVGWRGMVGSVLMQRMHEENDFSLIEPVFFSTSQVGEAGPDISGKSTPLKDAYDITLLQEMDIIVSCQGGDYTNDIFKKLRASGWQGYWIDAASALRMDDDAVIILDPVNRSVINEALNKGVKNYIGGNCTVSLMLMAVGGLFERDMIEWASVMTYQAASGAGAKNMRELLQQMGETHAVAKDLLDDPASSILDIDRKVVEKMRDEDFPAQNFGVPLAGSLIPWIDREVTHGQSREEWKGQAETNKILGHADHPVPIDGICVRIGTMRCHSQALTVKLKKDVPLEEIEKIIAASNQWVHVIPNEKEASAKELTPVAVTGKLDIHVGRIRKLNIGNEYISIFTVGDQLLWGAAEPLRRMLRILVEEDKAA, from the coding sequence ATGAAACGGGTTGGGTTTGTCGGGTGGCGCGGTATGGTGGGTTCTGTCCTTATGCAACGTATGCATGAAGAAAATGATTTTTCGTTAATAGAACCGGTATTCTTTTCGACATCCCAGGTTGGTGAGGCGGGACCTGATATTAGTGGAAAATCAACTCCACTCAAAGATGCTTATGATATTACCTTGTTGCAAGAAATGGATATTATCGTATCTTGCCAAGGGGGAGATTATACGAACGATATTTTTAAAAAATTACGTGCATCTGGGTGGCAGGGGTATTGGATTGATGCAGCTTCTGCGCTTAGAATGGATGATGATGCTGTCATTATTCTTGATCCGGTGAATCGTTCAGTCATCAATGAAGCCCTGAACAAGGGAGTTAAAAATTATATTGGCGGAAACTGCACGGTCAGTTTGATGTTAATGGCAGTGGGAGGGCTGTTTGAGCGAGATATGATCGAGTGGGCAAGTGTGATGACTTATCAGGCAGCATCGGGTGCAGGCGCAAAAAACATGCGTGAATTGTTGCAGCAGATGGGAGAGACACATGCCGTTGCAAAAGATTTACTGGATGATCCTGCTTCCAGCATATTAGATATTGATCGTAAAGTGGTTGAAAAAATGCGTGATGAAGATTTCCCTGCACAAAATTTTGGTGTGCCATTGGCGGGCAGTCTTATTCCCTGGATTGATCGTGAAGTAACACATGGGCAAAGCCGTGAGGAATGGAAAGGTCAGGCTGAAACCAACAAAATTCTTGGTCATGCTGATCATCCGGTTCCCATTGATGGTATTTGTGTGAGGATTGGTACGATGCGCTGTCACAGTCAGGCGTTGACAGTCAAATTGAAAAAAGATGTGCCTCTGGAAGAAATTGAGAAAATTATTGCCGCATCTAATCAATGGGTGCATGTTATTCCTAATGAAAAAGAAGCATCTGCCAAAGAATTGACGCCGGTAGCGGTAACTGGCAAATTGGATATACATGTCGGTCGCATACGCAAATTGAATATTGGGAATGAATATATTTCTATTTTTACAGTAGGAGATCAGTTATTATGGGGCGCTGCGGAACCATTGCGTCGCATGTTACGTATTTTGGTTGAGGAAGATAAGGCAGCATAA
- a CDS encoding tRNA pseudouridine synthase A: MKLALALEYDGREYCGWQKQPGCNTIQSQLETALSRIANSPIRVVVAGRTDTGVHAFCQVVHFETYVVRPLTAWVRGVNTFLPDDISVLWATEVDHDFHARFCAIERTYQYYLLSRSARPGISHGRIGWTHYLLDLERMRVATEYLVGEHDFSAFRSSECQASSPIRKLIKLDIQQIGNFFVFEFCANAFLQHMIRNILGSLIYIGRGKYAPDWINTLLEQRDRTFAAPTFAPDGLYLSAVRYDTKWNLPAVAANAAQLNSMLKILTGF, from the coding sequence GTGAAGCTTGCTCTCGCATTAGAATATGATGGTCGGGAGTATTGTGGCTGGCAAAAGCAGCCTGGTTGCAATACAATCCAATCACAACTAGAGACTGCTCTATCACGCATAGCAAATAGCCCAATTCGCGTTGTTGTTGCCGGGCGAACCGATACGGGCGTACACGCTTTTTGTCAGGTTGTTCATTTTGAAACGTATGTTGTGCGCCCATTAACTGCATGGGTCAGAGGAGTAAATACGTTTCTGCCAGATGATATTTCAGTGTTGTGGGCCACGGAAGTTGACCATGACTTTCATGCCAGATTTTGTGCAATTGAGCGTACTTATCAATACTATTTGTTAAGTCGTTCTGCTCGTCCGGGGATCTCACATGGAAGAATTGGGTGGACACACTATTTGCTTGATCTCGAAAGGATGCGAGTAGCTACCGAATATCTGGTTGGTGAACATGATTTCAGTGCTTTTCGCTCATCAGAATGCCAGGCAAGTAGTCCAATACGAAAACTTATCAAGCTAGACATTCAGCAAATTGGAAATTTCTTTGTGTTTGAATTTTGTGCGAATGCATTTTTACAGCACATGATTCGAAATATCCTCGGGAGTTTGATATACATTGGCCGAGGAAAGTATGCGCCTGATTGGATAAATACACTTTTAGAACAGCGTGACCGCACTTTTGCAGCACCGACATTTGCACCTGATGGGTTGTATCTATCAGCTGTACGGTATGATACCAAGTGGAATTTGCCTGCTGTTGCTGCTAATGCAGCTCAATTAAATAGTATGCTAAAAATATTAACAGGATTTTAA
- a CDS encoding N-(5'-phosphoribosyl)anthranilate isomerase, translating to MRIRVKICGITRLEDAMAAVDHGADALGFVFWSQSERYISPEDAGQIVRYLPPFVQAVGVFVNPDKPWVKMASAAAGLDMLQFHGDETPDFCGQFSLPYIKAVRVRRGLDLLQYAQHYEGSKGLLLDTYTKGKPGGTGHTFDWKLIPSELSLPWILSGGLNSENIVDAIQQTHPLAIDVSSGVEIDSGIKDVNKISAFMEGVRSCEDV from the coding sequence TTGCGGATTCGTGTAAAAATATGTGGCATTACTCGTTTGGAAGATGCCATGGCTGCTGTCGATCATGGAGCGGATGCGCTTGGTTTTGTCTTCTGGTCGCAAAGTGAGCGTTACATTTCACCGGAAGATGCAGGGCAAATTGTGAGATACTTGCCTCCGTTTGTGCAGGCGGTTGGTGTGTTTGTAAATCCTGATAAACCTTGGGTAAAAATGGCGAGTGCGGCGGCAGGGCTTGATATGTTGCAGTTTCATGGTGATGAAACTCCGGATTTTTGTGGTCAGTTTTCTTTGCCCTATATCAAGGCAGTACGTGTTCGTAGAGGGCTGGATTTGCTACAATACGCCCAACATTATGAGGGATCTAAAGGATTGCTGCTAGATACTTATACCAAAGGAAAACCCGGGGGAACAGGTCACACATTCGATTGGAAACTGATTCCTTCAGAATTGTCGTTACCCTGGATACTTTCAGGTGGCCTTAATTCGGAAAACATTGTCGATGCAATTCAACAGACGCATCCCTTGGCGATTGATGTTTCCAGTGGTGTTGAAATCGATAGTGGTATAAAGGATGTGAATAAAATTTCTGCTTTCATGGAAGGAGTAAGATCTTGTGAAGACGTATGA
- a CDS encoding tryptophan synthase beta chain, whose translation MKTYDLPDKHGHFGPYGGTFVAETLITALDELCKQYEYYRDDAEFQTEFFRELKHYVGRPSPIYHAKRWSDHLGGAQILLKREDLNHTGAHKINNTVGQALLARRMGKSRIIAETGAGQHGVATATVAARYGMECVVYMGSEDVKRQATNVYRMKLLGATVIPVDSGSRTLKDALNEAMRDWVTNVSNTYYIIGTVAGPHPYPMMVRDFQAVIGNEAKQQMQEDYGRQPDILIACVGGGSNAIGLFYPYINEENVQMIGAEAAGRGIDTGEHAATLVTGRPGVLHGNRTYLIQDEHGQIIETHSISAGLDYPGVGPEHAWLKDCGRAKYAAVTDDEALAAFHALCRFEGIIPALESSHALAYAAKIAPTLRKDQLLLVNLSGRGDKDMATVAQQSNISLE comes from the coding sequence GTGAAGACGTATGATCTTCCTGATAAACACGGTCATTTTGGTCCTTATGGCGGCACATTTGTAGCTGAAACCTTGATTACAGCTTTAGATGAGCTTTGCAAGCAATATGAGTATTATCGAGATGATGCTGAATTTCAAACCGAGTTCTTTCGAGAGCTTAAGCATTATGTAGGCCGTCCAAGTCCTATTTATCACGCCAAGCGCTGGTCAGATCATTTGGGTGGCGCGCAGATTTTATTGAAGCGTGAGGATCTCAACCATACGGGTGCGCACAAGATTAATAACACGGTCGGCCAGGCTTTGCTTGCAAGACGTATGGGAAAAAGCCGAATTATTGCTGAAACAGGTGCTGGCCAACATGGTGTGGCCACAGCGACAGTTGCTGCTCGCTATGGTATGGAGTGCGTCGTCTACATGGGATCTGAAGACGTCAAGCGTCAGGCAACTAATGTTTATCGCATGAAATTGCTCGGTGCTACTGTGATTCCGGTTGATTCAGGTTCGCGCACGCTTAAGGATGCGTTAAATGAGGCGATGCGTGATTGGGTCACCAATGTGAGTAATACTTATTATATTATCGGCACCGTGGCGGGGCCGCATCCTTATCCTATGATGGTTAGGGATTTCCAAGCGGTTATCGGCAATGAAGCTAAGCAGCAAATGCAAGAAGATTATGGAAGACAACCCGATATTCTGATTGCTTGTGTCGGGGGGGGGTCCAATGCTATCGGCTTGTTCTATCCCTATATCAATGAAGAAAATGTTCAGATGATTGGTGCAGAGGCTGCGGGTAGAGGGATCGATACTGGCGAGCATGCTGCCACGTTAGTAACGGGAAGACCTGGTGTGTTACATGGCAATCGTACCTATTTGATTCAGGATGAACATGGCCAGATTATTGAAACACATTCAATTTCTGCCGGGTTAGATTATCCGGGGGTTGGGCCAGAACATGCGTGGCTTAAGGATTGTGGGCGTGCCAAATATGCTGCTGTGACGGATGATGAAGCATTGGCTGCTTTTCATGCTCTGTGTCGCTTTGAAGGTATCATACCCGCATTGGAATCCAGCCATGCGTTGGCTTACGCGGCTAAAATTGCACCGACGCTGAGAAAAGATCAGTTGTTGTTAGTCAATTTGTCAGGGCGTGGAGACAAGGATATGGCAACCGTTGCTCAACAATCCAATATTTCGCTCGAATGA
- a CDS encoding tryptophan synthase alpha chain yields MSRIKTVFSQLKSQNKAALIPFITAGDPDADTTVALMHQLTQSGVDLIELGVPFSDPMADGPTIQRASERALKHHISLQDVFTMVAQFRKTNQATPVVLMGYANPVEAMGYKKFVEGASEAGVDGVLIVDYPPEESAEWVQSLEEKAIDPIFLLSPTTSEARIKHVAELAKGYVYYVSLKGVTGASHLDLQDVSDKLSQLRAHINIPIGVGFGIRDEQTARDVAERADAVVIGSYIVEEIERSSAEDLLANVGARVASLRRAIDTKSNHASGKGE; encoded by the coding sequence ATGAGTCGTATCAAAACAGTTTTTTCTCAGCTTAAATCACAAAATAAAGCTGCACTGATTCCTTTCATTACGGCAGGTGATCCGGATGCCGATACCACTGTTGCATTAATGCACCAGCTAACCCAATCTGGAGTGGATTTGATCGAGCTTGGTGTGCCTTTTTCTGATCCCATGGCGGATGGACCAACGATACAGCGAGCATCCGAGAGAGCGCTCAAGCACCATATTAGTTTGCAGGATGTATTTACCATGGTGGCGCAGTTCAGAAAAACGAACCAAGCTACACCGGTTGTTTTGATGGGTTACGCCAATCCAGTTGAAGCGATGGGATATAAGAAATTTGTAGAAGGAGCAAGTGAAGCTGGTGTGGATGGTGTGTTGATAGTTGACTATCCACCGGAAGAAAGTGCCGAATGGGTACAATCTTTAGAAGAAAAGGCAATTGATCCTATTTTTTTGTTGTCTCCTACCACATCAGAAGCACGCATTAAGCATGTTGCAGAATTGGCTAAAGGTTATGTCTACTATGTCTCTCTGAAAGGCGTAACGGGTGCTTCACATCTAGATTTGCAGGATGTGAGTGATAAATTATCCCAGTTGCGTGCACATATTAACATTCCGATTGGAGTGGGTTTCGGTATACGCGATGAACAAACTGCACGTGATGTGGCTGAACGAGCAGATGCAGTTGTGATTGGCAGTTACATTGTAGAAGAAATCGAGCGTTCTTCTGCGGAAGATTTGCTGGCAAATGTCGGTGCGCGGGTCGCATCACTACGACGTGCGATTGATACCAAATCCAATCATGCTTCTGGTAAGGGAGAATAA
- a CDS encoding acetyl-coenzyme A carboxylase carboxyl transferase subunit beta, with translation MSWFESIIPPKIKRKENGEKKAVPEGLWSKCANCEAVLYCTDLAKNLNVCPKCGHHNRITARKRIDFLLDTQDRQEIGLAVLPQDPLKFRDNKRYIDRLSSAHEKTSETDALVVMRGNIKSVPVVVAVFEFGFMGGSMGSVVGERFVQAVKACVTHHLPFICFSASGGARMQEGLFSLMQMAKTTAALEQLNRAKLPFISVLTDPTMGGVSASFAFIGDIVVAEPGALIGFAGPRVIEQTVRQTLPAGFQRAEFLLEHGAVDLIIDRREMRDRLVNLCTLLMRTSIPSPSTVPAET, from the coding sequence ATGAGCTGGTTCGAAAGTATTATTCCACCCAAAATAAAGCGCAAGGAAAATGGCGAAAAGAAGGCTGTTCCAGAAGGTTTGTGGAGCAAATGCGCCAATTGTGAAGCGGTTCTTTATTGTACTGATTTAGCAAAAAATTTGAATGTATGTCCCAAGTGTGGACACCACAATCGTATTACAGCGCGTAAGCGTATCGATTTTTTGTTGGATACGCAAGATCGCCAAGAGATCGGTTTGGCTGTTTTACCACAAGACCCTCTAAAGTTTCGTGACAACAAGCGATATATTGATCGATTAAGTAGTGCACATGAAAAAACCAGTGAAACCGATGCGCTGGTTGTAATGCGTGGCAATATTAAATCTGTGCCTGTTGTCGTTGCAGTATTTGAGTTTGGTTTTATGGGCGGATCAATGGGCTCTGTAGTGGGAGAACGTTTTGTCCAGGCTGTAAAAGCTTGTGTGACCCATCACCTTCCATTTATTTGTTTTAGTGCGAGTGGGGGGGCACGCATGCAGGAAGGCTTGTTTTCACTGATGCAAATGGCAAAAACAACTGCGGCATTGGAGCAATTAAATCGTGCAAAACTTCCATTTATTTCAGTGCTAACAGACCCTACAATGGGTGGCGTATCAGCTAGTTTTGCTTTTATTGGTGATATTGTGGTTGCCGAACCAGGTGCATTAATTGGCTTTGCTGGTCCGCGAGTTATCGAGCAAACGGTACGCCAAACATTGCCAGCTGGTTTTCAACGTGCTGAGTTTCTGTTGGAACATGGTGCGGTTGATCTGATTATTGATCGGCGTGAAATGCGTGATCGCTTGGTTAATCTTTGCACATTGCTGATGCGTACTTCAATTCCTTCCCCTTCTACGGTTCCAGCGGAAACCTAA
- a CDS encoding dihydrofolate synthase/folylpolyglutamate synthase — MSLDDWLHYFEQLHPKAIDLNLERVEKVRDRLELSPQFPLITVAGTNGKGSVCAMLESILHCAAYRVGCYTSPHLLHYNERIKINQQTVADNVLCKAFIEIELARQSAQVTLTYFEFGTLAAMLIFMRAQVDVAILEVGLGGRLDAVNIFDTDCAVLTSIDLDHTDYLGNTREAIGLEKIGVFRANKPAICAERHLPINLLLKMEATNAQLFYIDQDFGYALDNLQWRYTGITGHRHNLSLPALRGNYQLKNASAALAALESLEEALPISMNAIRRGLTEATLPGRFQLIAARPTIVLDVAHNPAAAQELSTNLAAIPVKGCTYAVVGMLKDKDMAGTLRAVQDQVDYWLLAGLEVGRGATQNELLQALQIAGINELGRINTFQDIWNAYIYARKHANSSDRICVFGSFYTVSAILKHHGEMVFKDEQA; from the coding sequence ATGTCGTTGGATGATTGGTTGCATTATTTTGAGCAGTTGCATCCTAAGGCAATTGATTTGAATTTGGAACGCGTTGAAAAAGTAAGAGATCGCTTGGAGTTGTCTCCCCAATTCCCTCTTATTACTGTAGCGGGCACAAATGGCAAAGGTTCGGTATGCGCCATGCTGGAATCTATCTTGCATTGCGCCGCATATCGTGTGGGATGCTATACCTCTCCCCATTTGTTACATTACAACGAAAGAATCAAGATCAATCAGCAAACCGTGGCTGACAATGTATTGTGTAAAGCATTTATTGAGATCGAATTAGCGCGGCAATCAGCCCAGGTTACGCTGACTTATTTTGAATTTGGCACGCTGGCAGCTATGCTAATATTTATGCGAGCGCAGGTAGATGTCGCCATCCTGGAAGTGGGATTAGGTGGACGCCTGGATGCAGTGAATATTTTTGATACCGATTGTGCAGTTCTGACAAGCATCGATCTGGATCACACGGATTACTTGGGTAATACGCGTGAAGCCATCGGATTAGAAAAAATAGGTGTTTTTAGAGCAAATAAACCAGCAATTTGTGCAGAGCGACATTTGCCTATAAATTTGCTGCTTAAAATGGAAGCAACTAATGCCCAATTGTTTTACATTGACCAGGATTTTGGTTATGCGCTGGATAATTTGCAATGGCGCTATACAGGTATAACAGGGCACCGACACAATTTGTCGTTACCAGCATTGCGAGGCAACTACCAACTGAAAAATGCGAGTGCTGCTTTGGCTGCACTGGAGTCGTTGGAAGAGGCGTTACCCATATCAATGAATGCAATTCGTCGTGGTTTGACCGAAGCTACCTTGCCTGGCCGATTTCAGCTGATTGCTGCTAGGCCTACCATTGTGTTAGATGTTGCACATAATCCGGCTGCTGCTCAGGAGTTATCGACCAATCTAGCGGCTATTCCTGTCAAAGGATGTACGTATGCGGTGGTTGGTATGCTGAAGGATAAGGATATGGCGGGCACGCTGCGTGCAGTGCAAGATCAGGTGGATTACTGGTTGCTGGCAGGTTTAGAGGTGGGAAGAGGTGCCACGCAGAATGAATTGCTGCAAGCGTTACAGATTGCAGGTATTAACGAGTTAGGACGTATCAATACATTTCAGGATATTTGGAATGCTTATATCTATGCGCGTAAACATGCAAATAGTAGTGATAGAATATGCGTTTTTGGGTCATTTTATACCGTCAGCGCAATATTGAAACATCATGGCGAGATGGTTTTTAAGGATGAACAGGCGTAA